The window CCGCTCAGCGCGACCCGGCACGCGCCCGGCTCCTGCGCCCTTCCCGAAGCCGCGGCGCGCCCTTACCTCCAGGAAGCGAGAGATGTCCCTCTTGTCGTTGACTCTCATGGCCACCACGTTCTCAAACATCCAGAAGAAGGGGCGCTCCTCGCCCGCCTTGGGCCGGGCGTAGTTGAGCAGGTGGTAGAACTCGAAGAAGAGCCTCCCGGTCCCTTCTGCACGGGGGGAAGCGGGAGTGCTGGGTGGGGaccggccgcggccccgcaggGGAGGCTGCGGCGGGGGCGTGGGGGCCGGCGGGCCTGGGTGGAGACAGCGTTTGGCAGGCGGCCCCCATGCTCTGCGGCTCAGAGCGGGGCCGCCGCCACCACGGAGTGGTCAGAGACGTGCGGCCCCGGACCCGAGCATCCCGGGGGTACCCAGCCCTCGGGGGCGGAGCGGCCTTACCGTACAGCGCCTTCCTGGACGGGCTGACGAGGGACAGGTCGTTACAGGGGCTCCCGCCGATCACCAGGTCAAAGGGACCCCACTCCTCGATCTGAGCGGGCGGACAGACCCGGTTAGGAGGCACCAGGCGGGTGACCCTCCCCGTGTGGCTGCGGCACAGCCCCCCACGGTGCCCCCAGCGCTCACGTTTCTCTTGGTGATGTTCCGGACGTCGTGCACATAGGTGATGTTGCCCTCGTGCCGCACGGTGCCCACGGCGATGGGGTCCTCACAGATCTCGGAGGCGATGTACTTCTCCACCTGGATGCCCAGGTCCTTCAGCACCAGGTACCCTGCCCCGGGACACGGAAAGGGCTCTGAGGCAGCTCCGCTATCGtcagccccccagcctcctccggGAGCACAGAGATCCGGGCGGGTGCCGTCCCAGATGACTTCTGGGCAAGCAGCCCCCTTTTTGCTGTGTTCTGCCATTTAGGTTTGCTCCCAGAAAGCAGAACGGCCGTGCTGACCCAACTGGAGCCAAACCAGTGCCCTTGGGCACTCCTTGTCTTGCGGCcgggtccccagcacccccacagCTCTTGCTTCTCAGTGTGCCAGGGCAGCCGAACAAaactccctccccttccttcccctcctccctgcttccagccccatccagcaggaagggtgctgctgccctcacCCCTTCTGACGGGGACCCGCCTGTCCCTCgtccccctctccccaccaaGCTTTCCAAAACAGGCTCGAGGCTACGAAACACCCAGGGCTGCGAGCCCTCGGAACAGTGCTCTTCCCGTGCCTTACCTGTTGCTATGCCGTCGAACAAGGAGAGCACTCTGATGGGTCTCCTCTTggctgggggcactgctggGTAGATTTTGGGTGCGTCCTGCGATGGAAGACAGCAACGGATGAGTGGGACCAGGGCTGGGGGATTTTGAGCTGTCCCCGTGCCCTTCTCAGCCCtctccccccaaacccagcgTGCCAGGCTTATCCTTACGTATTCCTGTCCCTTGTCGCTGGTGAAGAAGTCCTGCAGGCGGGTGTTCCAGTCCTGCCGGCGCTGCAGCACCCCGTAGCTCCGCTGGGGCTGGCACATGTAGCAGTTCCAGGGCTCCTGCTCTTTTGCCTTGGCCGACGTCCCTCGCCCCACCAGGACCTCCAGACACTCTACGCAGAAGCACCTGCCCAAAGCACACCACCTCGTGCCCGTCACTGCCAGAAACCCCGTGGGGTCACCCcagcctcccctgcagccccccctgccATGCACCACAGCCCTATGCCCATGTTGCAGGATGCGCTTTGCAATGGTACCCTGGCATTTAGGGCTGCTGACAAAAGAGCTCCTGCCACCCTCACCGGGATCTATTCAGGTGCAGCCTGGCTCTGAGGGACAGACAGGCTGCACTAGGAGGTGCTGGTGGCACCGACCCACGCACAGCCCCgcttccccccagccccgcaccgaGCACTGCAGGAGCCCCTGGGGGCGCGGGGgtcccacctgcagcagctggcgttgctgcagagcagcagctccttgccCTCGCAGCAGACGGTGCAGTAGGACTGGTAGCCGTCTTCATCGTACATGTAGAAGAGCTCCAGGAATCTATCCTGGCAAAGGAGAgccaggaggagggaagggcgAGGATCAGGATCCGTGCTCAGCGCAAGAACAGGGAACACGGCTTCGCCCCGTCCCCGGTGCACGCCGAGAGCTCGGAGATGCGCACCCTCGGTGCTTCACGGGCAGCACCCAAAGCACgtgggaagcagagaggagagCATGCAGAGGGACAACCCCGTGGTGGGTACGGGGTCCAGAACGGATTCCCCACCCCGCCCCATCCCGATGGTGCAGCTGGAGCCCCGCGCCCGCACCGCAGCCTCCCGCTCAGCCCCGGCACGGCGGCTCTTACCCTGCACGTCTGGCACAGGCCTCCCTCGAACAGCGGGTGGAAGGTGGCCGGGTTCCTCCTCCCGCAGGACAAGCAGCTGTCTGAGAGGCAGAGAGCTCCGCTCACCCGGGGCTCGGGGTGCTCCGCACCAGCGGGTGCCCAGGGCACAACCAGGCGCACCCACCCAGGGTGATGGGGCTCGGCGCAGGATCTGCGCCTCCGGAGCGGGGCTGGAAACGCCCGCAGGCTTTTGCCCCGCTGTGGGCAGGTCCTGGCCCAGCTGTGGCTCCCCCAGGGAGGATCGGAGCAGCTTGTCCACAAAAACAAGCAGAGGCCCGTGGATCTGCAGCACCACCCCCATTTCTGTGCGGTGCATTTCAGGAGGGACTGACGGGTTTTGTCTAGTGCTGCCCTCGGGCACCCACATCGTCCCCAGGCCCCTTCCCAAGACAGGACAGGCAAGCGATTACCTTCGAGACTCCCGCTGTTGTTCGTAACTTCGGAAACCATTTGctctttataaaataaaatatacagaagtAGATTTAGCATTCCTTAACGTAACAAACTGGAATTGTGCTCTACTTAGAACTGACTTATTGCATTAAAACTGCACAGAGAAGGCAGGCTATGGGCATGTTAGAAATGTTGGGTGTACCCAGGGTGTACCTGCGAGTGGCAGACGGAGGGCTATGTCCCGATTGCTAAACCAACCCAGTTTGCAATGCCACAAAACGGAGGTGGTCTCCAAGGTGAGCAGTTAGGGGAGCCCAGCTCACCCTTTGGTCTGCCGGTGCCCTGCAGGGTGCAGGCGAGCGAAGCGAGACCACAGAAGCTTTTCCCTCGGGGAACCCCGCACAACCCACGCTCCTGCCAGCCCACGCCGCGCCCGGGTACCTCGGGTCTGGTCCTCTTCCACTCGCTGCTCCTTGCTGTTGTTGCAGAGGGTGGCCTTCAGCCTCTTGGTAGGGGGGCACTGCTCGAGGCACAGCACCTCCTCCGTGCCGTTCCGCAGGGCCCCGTTCTCTGCAAGGGACAAGGGACAAGGGACGGGCGGCTCGGTGGGGACGCCTCAGGGAcgcctcctgcccagccctgcagccaggtcCCACCTCAGAGCCCCACAGCACGGCCCCCGGGGGGTACATGGGGGGTACATGGGGGGATGGCACCACCCTGCACTCCAGGGGAGGGCATCCCTGCCCCGCCTGCATCCTCCTCCATCACGGTGCAGAAGATGGGTGCTGAATTCCCGCCcctgctcctttccctttcccatccCAGCTTGTGCCCTGTGCCAAAAAGGCTCTAGGCTGGGGGAAGACCACCAAGGGAAGACCCAAGTGGGACCCTGCCCAGTATTTCCTCAGAGCTGGCAAGCTTCCTCCCATCCCCTCCTCATGGGAGGGCTGGGTTCCCGCTGCTCTTCCCAGAGCCCACCGTCCCCAGGGAGCCACGGATCACATCTGATTTCCAGCAGCAAGGTTCCTGAGGGTGCTTTACAGGGTTTTCTGGCAAAgctgccccagggccaccccAGCCAGGCCAGCACAGCCACTGCAGAGGGCGagcagctcccccaggcccccgcagcgtgcccagctcctgcccctgcgCACCTGAGGTTTTGGGCGGCCGCAGCCCCTTGAGGCCCAGGGGCTTGAAGCCGGTGAGTGCCCAGTCGATCATgggcttcagctgctcctccagggaCTCCCCGGGGGTGGCTGCAAACGTCTTCCCTGACCGGCTCCGGGCAACCTGCCGAGACAGGAGGGGTGGCGGGGGCCACAGTGACCGGGGTCCGGGGTGACCGGTCCCCTCCGCTCCCTGTGCAccgggctgggctggccccgGCACGGCAGCAGCTGCCGGATTCCTGCGCTGGGTGTGCCGTGGCCACGCTGGCCCCCAGCGAAAGGAAGCGAAGAGAAGGCACAAGAAGTGCCCGCAGGCTTGCggagctgcagccaggagcatGGCTCATCCCCTGGATGGGGATCAGGCCCACGGGGCACTCAGTGCCAGCCCATCCTAGGGAAGGATCCCGGAGTGCCAGGCACATCCCAGTCATCAGCCCAGGACAAGTGTGCCTGGTGTGACACTGCCTGGCGTGACACTGCCTAGCAATTGCTCCCGATTCCCCCGGGAAAGCCAGGGCAGAGATCAGCCCCATGTCTGGAAACCTCCCAGCAGAAAGAGGCAGGTTTTCCTGCACACTTCTGTCCACGTAACCCCAGcacagatggggggggggggggaaatgatTAATTGTGGATCGTGGTGTGGGCTCCTTTTGCTGAGAGCTCTCAAGGTGACTCACATGCATCATCCAGAGCCACCCCAAAGGCAAAGCCAAGCCACGTGCCATGGCAGAGCAGCGAAGCCCCAGCCCCCTTCCCGCAGCGCCTGCATGCACCAGGGCTCGCTGCTCGCAGCCGGTGCCCAACTTTCCGGCGGAGGCTCCTCTTCCTGCCCCCAGCCAGCATTTCAGTCGTTTCCTCAGCACCGAGCCCCCGAGGCAGCCACCCcaggccccagccctggccaaGCCCAGCtcgctgctcccccagcccccgcgCTGCCCGCAGAGCCCAGCGCTTTGCTTTGTGCCCTCCCCAGCCGCAGACCCAGCTCTGCTCCGCAGTTACCTCCAGGGCATGGAATATGGCTCGGCGATAGGAAACCAGCTTATTAAACGTGGCAGAATTGAAATGCTGCCTAAAGGCCATCAGCCCCACCAGCTTGTCTGCAGAAACCTAGGACAGAGCGACAAAAGCTCAGCGTTGGGCACGGGCACGGCTCCTTCCTGTCCCCCATAGCACGGTGCCCTCGCGCCCTGCAGCGAGCACCGCTCTCGCGGGGAAGCCAGCGCCGGCTTTGCACCGAGAGCAAGCCAagctgcagaggggaggggggcagcggcATTGCACATGCAGCTAGGACGGGCTGTTTGCACCCTCTGCTGGCACCGCACCTCTGTCAGCGCAGCCGAGCGCCATAGCaaggagggctgcaggagggcatcGCGCACCAGGGCAGGGAGCGACCGGGGACGCCTGGGACAAGCCAGGACAGAGCCCGCAAAGGGGCCAGGCGGGGGTCTGGAAGGGGATGGGATGTCACCCTGCCCCGCTGCTGGATCCCGCTGCCAGCCCACAGTGGGTGGTCAGTCGCTGGTTACTGGCACCAGAGCCACGAGAGCACACCAGAGCCTGCGCTCCAGGCAAAACGCGGTGggtccctgccctggggaggctgcaggtggACACGTGCACACCACTGGGCGCAAAAGCAGCCCCAGAAAGGGAaacaggctgcaggaggaggagacctcggcctgtccccagccaggagaagcagcaggcttACCTCGGAGAACTTCCCGTCTCCAAACCACTGCACCCATCGCATGCCCGAGACCGCCTGGCGCTTGGACGTGGCTCTGTAGGAGACGACGATCGCCGGCCACCAGGAGAAACCTTTGATCTTTCCCCAGACGAGTTCCCCAATTCCAAATTCCTTCCCGTCCTGAAAGCAAAAGATAGAACAGATAAGCAAAAGAGCAAGCACCCACCCATGCCTTATCCCTGCACGCCGCCAGCCCTGTGCCGAGCCTGGCACGCCGGCACACGCTGCCTGCTCCGTCCTGCACCCGCAGCCGTGCGTGCCCACTCCTGCCTGCCCTCGCGGggtctctgcaggcagcacagagcccaTTCCTGCGCTCACACAAGCCAGGAGCGAGGaagctcctccagctgcaccaCAAAGGGCTTGCAGTCCCAGGGAGGGGAACGGGCAAGGCaagggggcagcagctcccgaGCAGCACAGACATTCTCTCCCGAGCCCTGAGCCCACCGGTCACGTTTGTCCAGACAAACTCGGCTCCTGAGCTGCCGTGCATGGCCCGTGCTGCCGGAGATGCAGCCCGGGATGCCGCGGGTCCCGCCTGGCTGCAGGGGCTTGGTGTTCTCTGGGCTCCCGAGCAGCCAAGGCAGCTCCTTGGCTCAGCAGAGCCCCTCTCGATGGGGCCACAAAGCAACCCAGGGAGAGGGCAGCCCCCTGCCTCTGCTTCCCCCAgggcagaacagaaaacaaggcaGAGCTAAAACCGAAAGAGAAGGGCTGGGGAAGCTGGTGAGACCATGCCAAGGGCCTCcaagctgcagcccagcaaggAACACGCCGACAGTGCTGGGACCAGGAGTTCTGCACGGGAGCTGAACGCTCCTTGGAGCTTTGTTCTGCAATTAGGCACCTAATTATGCAGCAAAACGCTATTGCCCAATTCCTGCACGTCTCAGGCCCTGCCCCGACGCCTGCAGGCACTAAATCATTCTGCAGCTCCAGCAACTTTGTTCCCCTTCAGCATCTCCCGACAGAACCACTTTCTGCCCGTCTCCGCGGGGCACGGCTCCCAGCCTAGCGCACGCCACGCTCGGGGGCTGTTGGCAGCGCTGCAGCACGGCACAGACAGCTCAGTGCTGCGGCGGGGCCCATCCTGCCACAGGGGACGGGGATCCACCACCCTCCCACCGCCCAGCACTCGGGGAAGGGGAGGCACACAGCGGCGAGGCTGCGGAGCACGCAGCCCCCCGTACCTGGTACTCCAGCGCTATCCGCGCCTCTCGGCTCTCCGGCTCCTCAGCCGCCAGCTCGGCGGAGCCGTTCTGGCCCTCCTGGGAGCTGCTCCCCgagagcgtgctgctgctctgcgaCGAGTCCCGGGAGTCGTCCTCCGTGAGGTCGATGGTGGTGAGGACGGGCATGGCCGATCGCCTCCTG of the Anser cygnoides isolate HZ-2024a breed goose chromosome 16, Taihu_goose_T2T_genome, whole genome shotgun sequence genome contains:
- the DNMT3B gene encoding DNA (cytosine-5)-methyltransferase 3B isoform X1; the encoded protein is MSMVKSLERLEQRLAVMVAAQETSQAWSSLGEEGPATMKKENHSRDEADCRAGLIRLNGDCTDAAKDTPALLLEANGKPSAPDAGSLGLPTLKNKRVSKELSKEDLSWPLALSEAQEMRPRGSAGWESSLRQKPPVRLIFQAGQTRHEMKIKETNSEENLRDLPTPLRSSRRRSAMPVLTTIDLTEDDSRDSSQSSSTLSGSSSQEGQNGSAELAAEEPESREARIALEYQDGKEFGIGELVWGKIKGFSWWPAIVVSYRATSKRQAVSGMRWVQWFGDGKFSEVSADKLVGLMAFRQHFNSATFNKLVSYRRAIFHALEVARSRSGKTFAATPGESLEEQLKPMIDWALTGFKPLGLKGLRPPKTSENGALRNGTEEVLCLEQCPPTKRLKATLCNNSKEQRVEEDQTREQMVSEVTNNSGSLEDSCLSCGRRNPATFHPLFEGGLCQTCRDRFLELFYMYDEDGYQSYCTVCCEGKELLLCSNASCCRCFCVECLEVLVGRGTSAKAKEQEPWNCYMCQPQRSYGVLQRRQDWNTRLQDFFTSDKGQEYDAPKIYPAVPPAKRRPIRVLSLFDGIATGYLVLKDLGIQVEKYIASEICEDPIAVGTVRHEGNITYVHDVRNITKRNIEEWGPFDLVIGGSPCNDLSLVSPSRKALYGPPAPTPPPQPPLRGRGRSPPSTPASPRAEGTGRLFFEFYHLLNYARPKAGEERPFFWMFENVVAMRVNDKRDISRFLECNPVMIDAIKISATHRARYFWGNLPGMNRIFGFPLHYTDVSNISRGARQKLLGRSWSIPVIQHLFTPLKDYFACE
- the DNMT3B gene encoding DNA (cytosine-5)-methyltransferase 3B isoform X2; this encodes MSMVKSLERLEQRLAVMVAAQETSQAWSSLGEEGPATMKKENHSRDEADCRAGLIRLNGDCTDAAKDTPALLLEANGKPSAPDAGSLGLPTLKNKRVSKELSKEDLSWPLALSEAQEMRPRGSAGWESSLRQKPPVRLIFQAGQTRHEMKIKETNSEENLRDLPTPLRSSRRRSAMPVLTTIDLTEDDSRDSSQSSSTLSGSSSQEGQNGSAELAAEEPESREARIALEYQDGKEFGIGELVWGKIKGFSWWPAIVVSYRATSKRQAVSGMRWVQWFGDGKFSEVSADKLVGLMAFRQHFNSATFNKLVSYRRAIFHALEVARSRSGKTFAATPGESLEEQLKPMIDWALTGFKPLGLKGLRPPKTSENGALRNGTEEVLCLEQCPPTKRLKATLCNNSKEQRVEEDQTREQMVSEVTNNSGSLEDSCLSCGRRNPATFHPLFEGGLCQTCRDRFLELFYMYDEDGYQSYCTVCCEGKELLLCSNASCCRCFCVECLEVLVGRGTSAKAKEQEPWNCYMCQPQRSYGVLQRRQDWNTRLQDFFTSDKGQEYDAPKIYPAVPPAKRRPIRVLSLFDGIATGYLVLKDLGIQVEKYIASEICEDPIAVGTVRHEGNITYVHDVRNITKRNIEEWGPFDLVIGGSPCNDLSLVSPSRKALYEGTGRLFFEFYHLLNYARPKAGEERPFFWMFENVVAMRVNDKRDISRFLECNPVMIDAIKISATHRARYFWGNLPGMNRIFGFPLHYTDVSNISRGARQKLLGRSWSIPVIQHLFTPLKDYFACE
- the DNMT3B gene encoding DNA (cytosine-5)-methyltransferase 3B isoform X4 — its product is MSMVKSLERLEQRLAVMVAAQETSQAWSSLGEEGPATMKKENHSRDEADCRAGLIRLNGDCTDAAKDTPALLLEANGKPSAPDAGSLGLPTLKNKRVSKELSKEDLSWPLALSEAQEMRPRGSAGWESSLRQKPPVRLIFQAGQTRHEMKIKETNSEENLRDLPTPLRSSRRRSAMPVLTTIDLTEDDSRDSSQSSSTLSGSSSQEGQNGSAELAAEEPESREARIALEYQDGKEFGIGELVWGKIKGFSWWPAIVVSYRATSKRQAVSGMRWVQWFGDGKFSEVARSRSGKTFAATPGESLEEQLKPMIDWALTGFKPLGLKGLRPPKTSENGALRNGTEEVLCLEQCPPTKRLKATLCNNSKEQRVEEDQTREQMVSEVTNNSGSLEDSCLSCGRRNPATFHPLFEGGLCQTCRDRFLELFYMYDEDGYQSYCTVCCEGKELLLCSNASCCRCFCVECLEVLVGRGTSAKAKEQEPWNCYMCQPQRSYGVLQRRQDWNTRLQDFFTSDKGQEYDAPKIYPAVPPAKRRPIRVLSLFDGIATGYLVLKDLGIQVEKYIASEICEDPIAVGTVRHEGNITYVHDVRNITKRNIEEWGPFDLVIGGSPCNDLSLVSPSRKALYGPPAPTPPPQPPLRGRGRSPPSTPASPRAEGTGRLFFEFYHLLNYARPKAGEERPFFWMFENVVAMRVNDKRDISRFLECNPVMIDAIKISATHRARYFWGNLPGMNRIFGFPLHYTDVSNISRGARQKLLGRSWSIPVIQHLFTPLKDYFACE
- the DNMT3B gene encoding DNA (cytosine-5)-methyltransferase 3B isoform X3, producing the protein MSMATMKKENHSRDEADCRAGLIRLNGDCTDAAKDTPALLLEANGKPSAPDAGSLGLPTLKNKRVSKELSKEDLSWPLALSEAQEMRPRGSAGWESSLRQKPPVRLIFQAGQTRHEMKIKETNSEENLRDLPTPLRSSRRRSAMPVLTTIDLTEDDSRDSSQSSSTLSGSSSQEGQNGSAELAAEEPESREARIALEYQDGKEFGIGELVWGKIKGFSWWPAIVVSYRATSKRQAVSGMRWVQWFGDGKFSEVSADKLVGLMAFRQHFNSATFNKLVSYRRAIFHALEVARSRSGKTFAATPGESLEEQLKPMIDWALTGFKPLGLKGLRPPKTSENGALRNGTEEVLCLEQCPPTKRLKATLCNNSKEQRVEEDQTREQMVSEVTNNSGSLEDSCLSCGRRNPATFHPLFEGGLCQTCRDRFLELFYMYDEDGYQSYCTVCCEGKELLLCSNASCCRCFCVECLEVLVGRGTSAKAKEQEPWNCYMCQPQRSYGVLQRRQDWNTRLQDFFTSDKGQEYDAPKIYPAVPPAKRRPIRVLSLFDGIATGYLVLKDLGIQVEKYIASEICEDPIAVGTVRHEGNITYVHDVRNITKRNIEEWGPFDLVIGGSPCNDLSLVSPSRKALYGPPAPTPPPQPPLRGRGRSPPSTPASPRAEGTGRLFFEFYHLLNYARPKAGEERPFFWMFENVVAMRVNDKRDISRFLECNPVMIDAIKISATHRARYFWGNLPGMNRIFGFPLHYTDVSNISRGARQKLLGRSWSIPVIQHLFTPLKDYFACE